The Paenibacillus sp. RC334 nucleotide sequence GCACGATCCCTTTTTTCAGCTTGTCCAGCTCGGTTCCGTGCGGAACGCCTTTGACTGTCGCTACATACGTCTTGGGCACATGATGCTTCGGATGGGTGAGCAGATTGGCGAACTCGCCATCATTGGTGAGCAACAACAGCCCTTCAGTATCGTAATCAAGACGACCTACCGGATATACGCGCTCCTTAACGCCTTTCAGATAGTCGGACACGATTTTACGGCCTTCCGGATCGGAAGCGCTCGTAATCACGCCTTTAGGCTTGTTCATCATTAAATAGATTTTTTTCTCGGTTTTGATAGGTCTACCCTTTACCGTAATTATATCCTGATCAGGGTCTGCCTTCGTTCCCAGCTCTGTTACGGTAACCCCGTTCACTTCCACGCTACCCGCCTGAATAAGCTCCTCACATTTACGTCGGGAAGCTACACCAGCCTGGGCCAGTATTTTCTGCAATCTTTCCATGTTCGCTAATTCACCTCATGCTAATGATACCCATCCATGAACAAAATCACAACCCCCGTTCACAAATCAATGCAGGAATCAAAATACAAGCAGGCAAATCGCAATCGCTGCCACAAAACCGACCACGTCTGAAAACAGCCCCACCTTCAAGGCATAACGCCCATTTCGGATACCTACCGCGCCAAAATATACAGTCAGTACATAGAGTGTCGTATCTGTGCTGCCCTGAATCGTCGAAGCAATGCGACCGATCATGGAGTCCGGGCCATACGTGCGGATCAGATCCGTCGTAAACGCAAGCGAGCCGGTGCCCGTCAACGGGCGCAACAGTCCTAATGGCAGTACCTCACCAGGTACGCCCCAGCTTTTGATCCATGGCGTTACCCAGGATATCAAGTAATCCAGAGCGCCGGACGCTCGAAAAATGCTGATAGCCACCATCATGCCTACGAGATGAGGAATGATACTGATGGCCGTAGAGAAGCCGTCTTTGGCTCCATCCACAAAGGAATCGTAGACCGGTACCTTTTTGGCATAAGCATATAAAGGAATAAAGGCAAGAATAACCGGAATGGCCCAAGTCGATACGAGATTAATGAGATAAAGCATGCCTCCCTCATCCTTTCCAAGTGGTGTTTCTGCCCTTGGCAGCCGTCATTCCTGATCCCTGAGCGGCAGGTGAAGAAACGGGCGGTGTAGCCGGAGAGGACGCAGCTACTGGCGTGCCCTGTGGTGCCTGTGTTTTCTGTGGCGGCAATGATGATGTGGAAGGTGGACTGGCCGGAGGACGACGTAACTCCCGGCTACGGTACCAGCGATCCGCCGCAATCGCGGCAAAGGTGGCTATTGCAGTCGCCACCAGCGTTGTCCCAACGATTTCTGTCGGATTTGCGGAATGATAATTGAGCCGGATCGCGATCAGCGTGGTTGGAATAAGCGTAATGCTGGCCGTGTTCAAAGCAAGCAGCGTACACATAGCGGGTGTAGCGGTCTGCTTGTCGGGATTGAGCGATTGCAGCTCTTGCATCGCCTTGATGCCCATCGGGGTCGCCGCATTTCCCAGCCCGAGCAGGTTAGCGCTCATATTGGACAAGATATACCCCATTGCCGGATGATTACGCGGAACATCAGGAAACAGAAAGGCTACAAACGGGGCGAGCAGTTTGGATATTTTCTGCAAAAGCCCACCATCCTCCGCCAGCTTCATCATACCCATCCAGAATACAAGCACACTAATCAGTCCAAAGCATACCGTAACGCCCGTGGCCGCCCCATCAAATGCCGCCTTGGTCACCACTTCAATATTTCCCTGCGCGGCGGCAAACACAAATCCAATACAAATCAGGGCCACCCATATGAGATGAATCAAGGCCGATCCCTCCCTTTCACCGATGAATGTAACCTAACCCCTATGCTCCGAACAGATTTCTTAAAATTTCGCTCCATCCGCTCGTCCAGGTACGCTTTTGGATGCTACGGCTTGCAGGAGCTTGGGCAGTCGGAATTTCCTGTTGTGGCTGTACTGTGCTTCGGGCGGGCAGCAAGCTGCCTTTGTCATACACAGGAACGGAGCCAATAAGCTTGCCTTCCAGCAGGAACTCGACACGTCCCCGCAAACCGAAGGATACGTCAGCTCTGTTAGACTTGGCCTTTTTATACAGGACCAGTCTTTTGTGCAGCTGCGCCTTCTCCCCATCATGCAGAGGATAGGCAAAGCTTGTGCCTGTCAGCAGCGGATAACCGTCAATCGGCTGCTGCTTGTCCGTAATCGGAATGAGCGGATAATATCGGAAACCGTAGTCGAGCATACGGGCATGATCGTTCCAATCGTCTCCATCATTTAAGGTAACAGCGGCAAGCTGGCGACCGTCCCGTGTAGCTGAGCTGACCAGACAGCGAAACGCTTTTTTCGTAAAACCCGTTTTCACACCATCAGCTCCCTCATAGAGCCTCAGCATCTTGTTCTTGTTATGCCATGAATAATCCCATGATTCATTCGGATTAGGCGCTTTTTTTAACTCCGTCTTCACAATGCGGGCAAAGGTCGGATTATGCAGCGCATAAGCGGTAAGCCGGGCCATATCATTGGCAGAGGAATAGTGCCCCTCGGCATCCAGTCCATGCGGATTAGCAAAGTGGGAATGGCTTAGTCCAAGCTCAACCGCCTTCTCATTCATCAAATGAACAAATCCTTCCTCCGTCCCTCCTACATGCTCAGCAATGGCGGAAGCCGCATCGTTACCGGAACGGAGCATCAAGCCGTACAGCATATTTTCCAGTGTCATTTGTTCACCCTTTTGGAGAAAAAGCGAGGAACCCTCTTTGGCAAAAGCCGTCGGACTCACCTTTACCGGATCCTGCAAGCGTCCATGTTCGATGGCTACGATCGCGGTCATAATTTTGGTGAGACTGGCAATACGCAGCTCTCGGTCACCCTCGGCAGAGTATATGATTCTTCCTGATGTGACATCAATTAGAGATGAAGCCTGTGCATGTGTAGTAAAAGCAGGTGGGAATTCCTCCTTTTTCACTGCTCCCCAAGCAGCCTGCGGACTCAGCAGTGTGAGCGGCAATGTCAAGACGAGCAGCAGTGCCAGCGGCAACACAAAAACGCGTGTCTTGGGCAAAAGCTGGCTGTGGCCCGTTTGGATTGTTGGCTTTCTTTTAAACATTTGGATTCCTCCGGTTTTGAACAAGTCTTGTACCATTCTATGTCCAAGCTGTTCAAAGTATGTCCACCTTTATAGCAGAAAATCCCTCCAGAGATAATGGTGTACCGTCCCTCTCTTCCTCTTACTTTTTGAAGGAAACCAGGCAACTTGCACTCCAGATGACATATATATAATAGTTACTAAACTTGATGAGTGAATGGAGGTTACCACATGCAGCGGCAACAGTTTGAAACGATCTTAAGAGCCCGGATTGTTGAGGCAGCTGAAGCCTTGAATCGAAGCGGTGTATCCTTCGCCACCTTTGATACAGCACGCAGCAACGAGCAATTTTGGGAATTGACGGACAAAGGCGGATTTCAGATTAAAGCAGGTATCACTCCGGCGCAGGGGATCAGGGATATTTTTGTGAATGGGCATAAATATGCCTTTGAGTGTGCGACAGCTATGGTCATTGTGCTCTACAAAGGAGTGCTGGATTCCATTCTGGAAAGTGAATTTAATCGGATTTTTGCCGATATGCTGCTGTATGATTGGCACTATGACAGTGATCTCAGACTCATACAGGAGCAAGGGAGTCACAATGCTGTTCCTGGCGATATTCTGTATTTCAACAATCCTGATGTATCACCCGAAACGCCGGAGTGGAAAGGAGAAAATGTTGTCAAGCTAAGGGAAGATTCGTTTTATGGTCATGGGATTGGCATCCACACAGCGCAAGGCATCATCGACTCCCTCAATCGTCATCGACGACCAGGGGCCACCACTTCTGCTTATTTGACAAATGAAGTGATCTACCCCGATTTTGCCTATCTGTCGCAGTTTGCCCCTGAAGGAAACCGGGAAGAAGAAATTGCGCTGAGCCCTTCACAAGAGCACCCTCCCGGTATACATGCGAGCATTGGTGGAAGACAGTATATCCGTGCATAAAAGTATTATGGTTAAGTGTATGTAAAAAAGAGGGTGTTCCTTAGCCAGTAGCTGACTTTGGAATACCCTCCTGTGCTAAAAATAACCGTTACAAAGAAGCTGGGCCAGTGTGATTGTGATCTGTGTTAACATCTACCGGGACCTGTGGAGGCGGAGTATGCATATCCACGTCGGCATTCCGGAAGATAGATTGGACTTTATCAATCAGGTATGGTGTAGAGTCGATCAATTTTTCAATCAGATGAGTCTGATTATCCAGCGGAACGATTTGTGCACCTTGTTTGCCAACAACCAAAAAAGCGATTGGATGAATGGATACCCCGCCACCGCTACCGCCACCAAAAGGATGTCCTTCCTTGCCGCTGTGAGCACCTGACGACGAGGATGTATGAAGTGCCTCTTCATCTACATTAAAATCGCTGCCCCCGGCTGCGAAGCCAAATCCCACCTTACTAATCGGCAAAATAACGGAACCATCGGGTGTTTCCACCGCGTCTCCCACAATCGTATTCACATCCACCATGGCTTTGATGTTCTCCATCGCGGTTTGCATGAGCCCTTGAATCGGGTGATCTGACATGATTATTCCTCCTCTGCTTTGTTCAAGCGTAGACTGCCTTTTCTTTCGCTATTGTGCGCAGGGGTTCAAGGAAATATGTATGGCTCATTATTCCTCATGCTTTACTGGTTTCTTGGAGAATACCCGTTTCCACGCCTCTGGACCGCCTGGTACGCGCCATATGCGGTAAGCCAACATAAGCATCGAATAAACGGCATAACCCAGTGAAATACTTGCCTCACAGGTCAAAGTGGTAGTAAAACGCAGGCGATCCACCCAATAGGGCACGACAAACAGCTTGGGTGTGCAGTTCATGCGCACAAAGCTGGAGGCAAAACCGATCAGTGACGTTTTCAGCCCCCACAGAATACCGGTAGAGGTAGCCGTATAAGCAGCGTCAGCAAGACTGATATTGGTGGACCATTCCATTTTCGACATCGTCACATGGGCTAGCGTATGACGTATCCATCGACGGAAGGACCGCGTTCCTTTCAGAAGTATCCGAACATCGTGTATAAATCGCTTAATTTTCTCTTTATCGATGGTGCCGCTGTCAATGGTGGCATCGGTTTTATGTATGTTTTTGTTGCGATCGAGTCGATAGAGAAGCCCTTTTTGCAAACCTGCCAGCAGAATAGCCGGAATGTCATAATTTATTTTAATCCACCCGTACAGAAATCTGATCTCCAGATGCGCCCGGTCATCATTATCATGCTTGGCAATATCCAGCTTCAATCGGATACGGGAGAGCAGAACAGCCAGCACAAGTAACAAAACGACGATGATGGCGATACCGATCCATTTCCACACTGGCGAGTCCTCCCTGCCTTTTTTCTCCATGGATATACCATGGCAAAAATAGTATGGCCCTTCGCCCGGAAAACATGCATCCTGAAACGCTAAACAGCCAGCCCCCATTATGCGAGGACTGGCTGTTTTCTAAATTTCGAACCTGTAACCATGAAGAGGAACCCGTAAAACAGGCTTCTGCCAGGCATCAAGACTCCGTATCATTCATAACCGGCTGGCTGTTCTCCAAACGTTCGAACAACAATTGTGTCTCTTCCTCCAGATTATCTGAGTCCTCAAACAGCTCAGGCTGCGGCAAATCCGCCAAAGAGCCCAAACCGAAATAATCCAGAAATGACTTCGTCGTTCCATACAAAATCGGCCGTCCGATGGCCTCAGCCCGACCTTTTTCCTCAATTAGCTCCTTGTTGACCAGAGTATGTATAGCCCGCTCAGATTTGACACCGCGAATATCTTCGATTTCAACTCTTGTAATGGGCTGACGGTAGGCCACAATGGCAAGTGTCTCCAAAGCCGCTTGAGACAGCGAGGCACGTGCGGGAGAATAGGCGAGCTTTTCAAAATAAGGTGCATGTTCGGATAAGGTTGCCAGCTGATAATGCCCAGCGATACGGACAATTTGCAAACCTCTTCCTCCCTGCTCCATGTCCTGCTTCATATCCTCCAGACTCTTTTCAACCAGCTCTTGCTGCTGCTCTACAATGTCGGCGATCTGCTTGGCGGACAACCCTTCCTCTCCCGCGAGAAACAGCAGTCCCTCAATAATTGATTTCAGCTTCAGATAATCCATTAACCCGTAAATCCCCTCTCCACTCCATTACAATATCATCGAAAAGCTTCTCCTGATAGCAGAAAATCTGCTTCATTTTCATCAGTTCGAGGATAGCCAAAAAGGTGACTACCACTTCATGCCGATACATATCCTCATGCATCAGCTTGGAGAACAAAAGCCGTCCTCCCGTCCCTACCATCTCCAACGCCCCGATGACCTGGCGAATACGGTCCTTGACCGAAATTTCATCGCGGTGAATACGGGTTACCGTCGTACGTCGCTCTGCTTTACGCAGCGCACGCTGAAAGGCCGCGACCAAATCGCTTGCATGTAGCCCATGCACCGGATTGGCGGGTTCGGTGGGCAGGAATGCGCTCAAATCTTCCGGCTCCTTACCATAGATCAGACTTCGTTCCCATTCACGTTCACTCAGATGGCGGGCAATCCCTTTATATTTACGATACTCCACCAGCTTGCGAACCAGTTCATCCCGCGGATCATAATCCTCTTCTTCATAAAAATCCAAATCATCATATTCCATTACAGGTGGCTTGGGAAGCAGCAATTTACTCTTAATGGATAAGAGCGTCGCCGCCATCACCAGAAACTCGCTCGTAATGTCCAGCTCCAGCTCCTGCATACTGTGCAAAAAAGCCATATACTGATCGGTAATATCACTAATCGGGATATCCTGAATATCGATCTCGGCCTTATCAATCAGATGCAACAGCAGATCTAGCGGACCCTCGAATGTTTCCAGCTTGTAATTTACGACTGTCAATGTGCTTCCCCCTGCCTTACTCCAATCATCATTCAACAATACCTTTCCCCGTTAGCACTTATGCTCGACTTTATCAATCCCTCTTTCTGTAGTATATACGTCATCGCCTTGCTTAACAATCCAATCCCTTTTTCCGGCTATAGTTATGCCGTTCTATTCAGGTAATCGCAAAATTAAAACTGCTTGCCCAGATTCGCCATCTCAATCGCAGCCAGTGCGGAATCCCAGCCTTTATTACCAGCCTTCGTACCTGCACGCTCAATAGCCTGCTCAATGTTTTCCGTCGTCACTACACCGAAAATAACAGGCACACCTGTTTTCAGACTGCTTGCCGCCACACCCTTGGCCACTTCATTGCAGACGATATCATAATGCGAGGTAGAACCACGGATCACCGTACCCAGCGTAATCACAGCATCGTATTTACCGCTTGCAGCCATTTTTTGAGCAATCAGTGAAATTTCAAAAGCGCCTGGCACCCAGGCCACATCAATCTCATCTTCCTGCGCTCCATGTCGCTGAAGTGCATCGATTGCCCCGCTTAACAGCTTACTTGTAATAAACTCATTAAATCTGCCCACTACAATACCATACTTCATACCATCCGATACGAGATTACCTTCCAGAAAACGTGCCATATAAATCAACCTCTCTTTTTTTAAATAATGAGTTTCAAAACTGTACTTTCAATGACAAACGACGACGATAATCAATCAAATCCTGAATACTGATCAGCTTCAAATGATGACGCTTGGCGATCACTGCCAAATCAGGCACCCGAGCCATGGACCCATCTTCCTTTATAATTTCGCAAATGACTCCGGCGGGTTTGGAGCCGCAGAGCCGGGCCAGATCAACAGCCGCCTCGGTATGACCCGCACGCTGCAAAACACCCCCATCGCGGGCGATCAGCGGAAACATGTGACCGGGCTTGCGGAAATCGCTTCCTGTGGCTGCTTCATCGGTCAGCGCACGCACGGTCAATGAACGCTCGGCTGCTGAAATCCCCGTTGTCGTCTCTCTATGATCCACCGACACCGTAAAGGCTGTGCCGTGGAAATCTGTATTCTGCTCCACCATCGGCTGCAATTCCAGTGCCTCTGCTCTTTGCCCTGTAATCGGCACACAGACCAACCCGCGGCCTTCGGTAATCATGAAATTAATGACCTCGGGGGACGCCTTTTCAGCCAGAGCGATAAAATCGCCTTCGTTTTCCCGTTGCTCATCATCCACCACGATCACGACTTTACCGTTCTTTAGTTCCTCCAGCGCTTCTTCAATGGAATCCAGACGAATTTCCATTTCCTGCTCCAACACACCATACTCCACTTCGTCAGCCGCTATATTTGAATGACTCTCTCTACTCCCGCTTTCCATTACGCTTTCCTCCTTATTTCTTGTGGCATCAAGCAAAGCCGTGTTTCGCCAAATAATCCAGACTCATAGGAGCTTTTTCCGGTCCCTCCGTCACCGATGATTCTCCGTAGTTCAAAAGCTGCTCCACATATTTGCCTAAAATGTCGCATTCAATATTGACGGTGTCTCCCTCACGTTTGGCCTGCAAGGCCGTCTCGGATAAAGTATGGGGGATGATAGATACGGCAAAGGTATCTCCCGTCCGCTGGGCAACCGTCAGGCTGATACCGTCGAGTGTAATCGAGCCTTTGAGAAGAATATATTTGTATATTGCCTGATCTGTAGGTGCAACTTCGTATACAACCGCATTCTGGTCTGATGTCACCCGACGAATCGTGCCCGTTCCATCCACATGTCCCTGTACGATATGCCCTCCGAACCTGCCATTCGCCGCCATAGCCCGTTCCAGATTGACCCGGCTACCGGATTTCAATTCTTTCAGATTGCTGCTTCGAAAGGTTTCCGGCATCACATCTACCTTAAAATCCTTAGTACCCACCTGTGTTGCGGTCAGACAAACACCATTCACGGAAACACTGTCTCCTATTTTCAAATCGCCCAATACCACAGAACCCGTAATGCCCAGCACCATCGCTTCTCCGCTTCTGGAAATCTGCTGAATCCGTCCCACTTCCTCGACCAATCCGGTAAACATGCCTTCACTCCTTTCCATCTAAAGTTCAGTTTATCCCTGATTCATCAGGCGTAAGCGCAAAAACCCCCAGTCCGGATCATATCCGTCATGGGGGTGATGAGAGTCGAATTTGCATTATACAAGCGCAGTCCATATACATCTTGAGACCACATGAATGATAAGTTTGCCAATAGAAAGCATGAATGAGCATACAACCAAATACGCTCAGAAGAGCCTCCGAAAAAAAGCTTGAAGAACAAGCAATCTTCCGTATGCTATCTGCAACGAAATAAGCCGTACGTACAATTACGTATGCTAAAAATCGGCACATGTCACGTCATGCACATGCGCTTCGTATCCTTCTCCCATCCAGACTATACTGTCGGTCCCGGAATTGCACCAGGTCCACCTTCTGCTGATCGTTCAGCATCCGGGTCACGGACTAAGCCGCACTGTTCATCGCAAAAGCGATTTACAGACACGTCATCACCGCCGGTGGGGAATTGCACCCCGCCCCGAAGGATCTTGCTCTTATTCAATTGAATTAGCATTAAACTTGTTACGTATATTAGCACCGACTTCTAAAAAAAGCAAGTTATCTAATGGTGGACGCTCCTGCTTTTGTTTTAACATATTGGCTGGAAAGCTCTTCAAACCAGGTTTTATCATTCATGTGAAGCGCCAGATCAATCAGATCGGCCAGTTCTTCGATCCCGAGCTGCGTAGCATGATCGAACGTAATGACCGCTGAAGCGGTTGGTCCACGGCCACCCTCCGCGCATATATCGTAATCCAGCCGTACATCAACATGCCCGTCGATAAACTCACATTTCAGAAAATAAATAATTTCGCACATTAAAATGGGGCGCACCTGCGTCTCCAGCACACAATCCATCACCTTGGCGGAATAATGCTGGTTCGTCAGCGTGAATTTGTGATCCGTCGCTGCCAGCGATGTCCGTCCAAAGTCATCCGTAAATTTCAGTTCCACTGGTGTGATATTCATGACCTTGGGTATTTGCTTCTTTATAATTTCGATTATCTCAACTGTATTCAGCTTAATCATACCTGCACCTCATTGCATCTTAAAATTCAGAGAAAGCACTAATTCAACATGTTTCACGTAGGCCTCCACTCCTATATCGGAAATCATTACCTGATTTTTTATGCTTCATCCCATAAACGACAAAAAAGATTCTTCGCGCAACAAGCGCAAAGAATCTTGATCGAACCGGTACCGTAACATCTTATAACAATGTTCAAAGTGTATTATTCAAAAAAACTGGATTATAGCTCCGAAATTTCATGTTTCTTTTTCAGAATATTCCAGCGGCGTTCAATCTCCTGATCAAAGGTAGCCAGCGTGGCTTCCTCCTTAAGAAGATGTTTTGTTTTGCCCATTAATTTGAGCCATTCCGCGGCTGGAATCCGTTTTCCCTTGTCCTCCGGATTGTACGTAATCGTCGTACTGCCTTGCTCAATCTCATACAGCGGAAAGAAACAAGATTCCACAGCGGCACCCACAATACTGGTACCCAGTCTATCCTCGGATTTCCAGTTCAGCGGACAGGCGCACAGGATTTTACCATAAGCCGTCCCCACGTTATTCGCATACCATTGTGCCTTGGCCGCTTTACGCAGCATATCCTGCGGATGGCTTTCGGCTGCGGTGAAGGCATATGGAATGTTGCAGGCTGCCATAATTTGCACCGTATCCTTGTGGTGGCCCTGTTTCCCTTTTTGCATCTTGCCTACGCCTGACGTGCTCGTCATATGACCGACCGGAGTCGAGTACGATTGCTGCGAGCCTGTATTCATGTACCCCTCGTTATCATATTCCAGCATAATCAGCTTATGGTTGCGCAGAGCAGCCCCGACAGCCGAACCCATGCCAATATCCATCCCGCCGTCACCACTGATCATAATAAAGGTCGGATCATCCGCCATCTCAATCTCATTGCGGCGCTTCATCTCCATATAAGCCTCCAGCGCTCCAGAGAGCGTAGCAGCCCCATTTTGAAAAAGATTATGGATCATCGGTTGCTTGTGTGATGTATACGGATAACCTGTTGTGACCACGTATACGCAACCTGTCTGGAACAGCACGACGATATCGCCCTCGATGCCTTTGAAAAACAGCTCCAACGCAGACAGCGCTCCACAGCCTGGACATGCCCCATGACCCGGCGTGAGACGGCGTGGTTTGGTCGTCAGCGAACGTAACGGCGGCACCTTGACCTTGAGCTTCCCGGTCGCCTCATCCGGCGTAACCTGAATCAGACCCGTACGGTACGCATCTCCCCGTGGCGGCTGCATAACCTGCGGCATGACCTTGTCCGGGGACCCCGGATTAAGCCCATAATAATCAAAAGGCTTCTCGGTCCGTCCGGCTTCCGCCGCCTCAATCGCAAGCTGGAAGAACGCCTCAGCGTCCTCCGCATAAAAATCCTTGCCGCCCAAGCCAAAAATGCGGCACAATACAAGCGTCCGATTCAGTGGGTCCTCCTGCAAGGCCGCCTTGATTTCGTGCGTCAAATTACCGCCATCGGCGCCGTACGAATCCGCACGTTCACCCACCAGCAGCGCCTTGACATGGCGCAATGCCTCACGCAGCTGCGCGGCCGGAAACGGCCGAATAATATTCGGACGAATCACACCGGCCTTAATGCCGCGCGCGCGGAGCTGATCGGCTACATCCTTAGCCGATTCAGCCGCCGAATTCAGCAGGAATACTGCAACCTCGGCATCCTCCATATGATAGAGATCCAAAATCGGATATTCCCGCCCAGATAATGCGGCATATTCTGCGGCAACCTGCTCATATACTCCTTCTGACAGCTTTAACGCCTCAGATAACTGAGCATGATTATTCGTCAGGTCATCGCCGTTCATATGCGCCCCGACAGTAACCGGATGGTCAAAATCGGAAATATTCGGATAATTCAGATTCGGGTTCGGCCCCACAAAACCGCGCACGGTTTCGGCATCGGCAAAATATTGCACCTTACGCTTCTGATGGGACGTGTAAAAACCGTCATAAGCGACCATCACAGGCAGCCGAACATCACTGTGCTCTGCGATTTTCAGCGCCATGATGTTCATATCATACACAGCCTGCGGCGTGCTTGCGGTCAAAATCACCCAGCCCGTATTCAAACCATAATACAAGTCTGAGTGATCCCCACGGATATCCAGCGGGCCACTAATAGCCCGGGTCACCAGATTCATAACCATAGGAAAACGAGTGCCGGACTGCACAGGCAACTGCTCCAGCATATACAGGAAGCCTTGCGAACTTGTTGCGTTCACAACTCTCGCTCCCGCTGCCGCAGCACCATAGCATATCCCTGCCGATCCATGCTCACCGTCTGCTGCGACCAGCTTAATGTCATGCTGACCTCTCGTTCTCATCTGATCCAGATATTGCGCCACCTCGGTCGAGGGTGTGATTGGAAAATATCCCATCATATGATAATTGATCTGCGCAGCCGCCGTAGCCGCCATTTCATTGCCGGATTCGAACGTTGTCACCTGTGCGGCGCCTGTCTGCTTGAGCTCTTCCTCCAGTTTCGCCATTACACACGACCTCCTTCATATACCGGAAACTGGTGGGCAACCCGATGCTGCTCCGCCCATCCCCATTGCTCACGGCGCGAGCTTAATGCCCCCGACGGGCAAATATCTACGCATTTCAAGCATCCTTTGCAATACTGGTAATCAATCCCTTGCAAAAATGGTAGCATTCTTCCCCGTTTGTCCGCCTGTTCTTCCCATACAAAGCAGTAATCCGGGCAAATCGAATCACACTTGGCACAATGCGTACATTTATCAGCTTCATATTCAGGCACAAAGCCCTGACGTGAACCGCTGACATCTCTCGTCATGCTGTTTCCCTGCGTGGCAATAACACCTCCCGAGGGTTGTGTTTCATAACCCAGCAAAGGCTGCGGCCGTTCAAAAATCCGATCCTGTGCATCATTCGTAACCGGATATACGTGCAGC carries:
- a CDS encoding pseudouridine synthase, whose amino-acid sequence is MERLQKILAQAGVASRRKCEELIQAGSVEVNGVTVTELGTKADPDQDIITVKGRPIKTEKKIYLMMNKPKGVITSASDPEGRKIVSDYLKGVKERVYPVGRLDYDTEGLLLLTNDGEFANLLTHPKHHVPKTYVATVKGVPHGTELDKLKKGIVLEDGITAPAEVEYKDVDPNGKESVIQITIYEGRNRQVRRMFEAISHPVIKLKRIAFGDLLLQNLKRGLTRPLTKDEINRLIQLAQSDNTKKKRTGRGS
- a CDS encoding spore maturation protein; the protein is MLYLINLVSTWAIPVILAFIPLYAYAKKVPVYDSFVDGAKDGFSTAISIIPHLVGMMVAISIFRASGALDYLISWVTPWIKSWGVPGEVLPLGLLRPLTGTGSLAFTTDLIRTYGPDSMIGRIASTIQGSTDTTLYVLTVYFGAVGIRNGRYALKVGLFSDVVGFVAAIAICLLVF
- a CDS encoding nucleoside recognition domain-containing protein, encoding MIHLIWVALICIGFVFAAAQGNIEVVTKAAFDGAATGVTVCFGLISVLVFWMGMMKLAEDGGLLQKISKLLAPFVAFLFPDVPRNHPAMGYILSNMSANLLGLGNAATPMGIKAMQELQSLNPDKQTATPAMCTLLALNTASITLIPTTLIAIRLNYHSANPTEIVGTTLVATAIATFAAIAADRWYRSRELRRPPASPPSTSSLPPQKTQAPQGTPVAASSPATPPVSSPAAQGSGMTAAKGRNTTWKG
- a CDS encoding D-alanyl-D-alanine carboxypeptidase family protein, coding for MFKRKPTIQTGHSQLLPKTRVFVLPLALLLVLTLPLTLLSPQAAWGAVKKEEFPPAFTTHAQASSLIDVTSGRIIYSAEGDRELRIASLTKIMTAIVAIEHGRLQDPVKVSPTAFAKEGSSLFLQKGEQMTLENMLYGLMLRSGNDAASAIAEHVGGTEEGFVHLMNEKAVELGLSHSHFANPHGLDAEGHYSSANDMARLTAYALHNPTFARIVKTELKKAPNPNESWDYSWHNKNKMLRLYEGADGVKTGFTKKAFRCLVSSATRDGRQLAAVTLNDGDDWNDHARMLDYGFRYYPLIPITDKQQPIDGYPLLTGTSFAYPLHDGEKAQLHKRLVLYKKAKSNRADVSFGLRGRVEFLLEGKLIGSVPVYDKGSLLPARSTVQPQQEIPTAQAPASRSIQKRTWTSGWSEILRNLFGA
- a CDS encoding protein-glutamine gamma-glutamyltransferase, whose protein sequence is MQRQQFETILRARIVEAAEALNRSGVSFATFDTARSNEQFWELTDKGGFQIKAGITPAQGIRDIFVNGHKYAFECATAMVIVLYKGVLDSILESEFNRIFADMLLYDWHYDSDLRLIQEQGSHNAVPGDILYFNNPDVSPETPEWKGENVVKLREDSFYGHGIGIHTAQGIIDSLNRHRRPGATTSAYLTNEVIYPDFAYLSQFAPEGNREEEIALSPSQEHPPGIHASIGGRQYIRA
- the ytfJ gene encoding GerW family sporulation protein, with product MSDHPIQGLMQTAMENIKAMVDVNTIVGDAVETPDGSVILPISKVGFGFAAGGSDFNVDEEALHTSSSSGAHSGKEGHPFGGGSGGGVSIHPIAFLVVGKQGAQIVPLDNQTHLIEKLIDSTPYLIDKVQSIFRNADVDMHTPPPQVPVDVNTDHNHTGPASL
- a CDS encoding DUF2953 domain-containing protein, with protein sequence MWKWIGIAIIVVLLLVLAVLLSRIRLKLDIAKHDNDDRAHLEIRFLYGWIKINYDIPAILLAGLQKGLLYRLDRNKNIHKTDATIDSGTIDKEKIKRFIHDVRILLKGTRSFRRWIRHTLAHVTMSKMEWSTNISLADAAYTATSTGILWGLKTSLIGFASSFVRMNCTPKLFVVPYWVDRLRFTTTLTCEASISLGYAVYSMLMLAYRIWRVPGGPEAWKRVFSKKPVKHEE
- the scpB gene encoding SMC-Scp complex subunit ScpB, producing the protein MDYLKLKSIIEGLLFLAGEEGLSAKQIADIVEQQQELVEKSLEDMKQDMEQGGRGLQIVRIAGHYQLATLSEHAPYFEKLAYSPARASLSQAALETLAIVAYRQPITRVEIEDIRGVKSERAIHTLVNKELIEEKGRAEAIGRPILYGTTKSFLDYFGLGSLADLPQPELFEDSDNLEEETQLLFERLENSQPVMNDTES
- a CDS encoding segregation/condensation protein A encodes the protein MTVVNYKLETFEGPLDLLLHLIDKAEIDIQDIPISDITDQYMAFLHSMQELELDITSEFLVMAATLLSIKSKLLLPKPPVMEYDDLDFYEEEDYDPRDELVRKLVEYRKYKGIARHLSEREWERSLIYGKEPEDLSAFLPTEPANPVHGLHASDLVAAFQRALRKAERRTTVTRIHRDEISVKDRIRQVIGALEMVGTGGRLLFSKLMHEDMYRHEVVVTFLAILELMKMKQIFCYQEKLFDDIVMEWRGDLRVNGLSEAEINY
- the ribE gene encoding 6,7-dimethyl-8-ribityllumazine synthase, with the protein product MARFLEGNLVSDGMKYGIVVGRFNEFITSKLLSGAIDALQRHGAQEDEIDVAWVPGAFEISLIAQKMAASGKYDAVITLGTVIRGSTSHYDIVCNEVAKGVAASSLKTGVPVIFGVVTTENIEQAIERAGTKAGNKGWDSALAAIEMANLGKQF